Sequence from the Pseudomonas frederiksbergensis genome:
CTTACTTCCAGCCAATGTCGTCATCTATTCGCAGGTCCGTCCAGTCAGACACACTGACCCGCTTGGCCCAGGCCATCGCGGTGGCTGTGTCCGCCACGCTGGCGGGCTGTCAGAGCACCGGCCAGGTGCCACAGAACGATGCTGCGCATAAGCCGAATGTCGCCGCGCGGGCCAAGCAAAAACCCGTATGGCTCACGGAAAAGCCCGCCCCCCAAGTGCCCCAGGACGTGTGGGAGCGCATGCGCCAGGGCTTCCAGCTCCAGGAAACCGCCGGCGTAAACCCGCGCATCGAGCAGCAGCGCCTGTGGTTCGCCAGCAACCCGTCGTTCCTGGAGAACGCCGGCGAGCGCGGCAGCTTGTACATCCATTACATCGTCGAGCGCCTGGAAGAACGCAACATGCCGCTGGAGCTGGCGCTGTTGCCGGTGATCGAAAGCGCCTACAACCCGATGGCCTATTCCCGGGCCAACGCGGTGGGACTGTGGCAGTTCATCCCCTCCACCGGGCGCTATTTCAACCTGCGCCAGACCCGTTTCTACGACGGCCGTCGTGACATTACCGCGTCCACAACGGCCGCGATGGATTACCTGACACGCCTGCACGACATGTTCAACGGCGACTGGCTGCTGGCGCTGGCGGCCTATAATGCCGGTGAAGGCACGGTCAGCCGCGCCATCGAACGCAACGAGAAGCTTGGCCTGCCCACCGACTACTGGAACCTGCCGCTGCCCAGCGAAACCCAGGCCTATGTGCCGAAACTGCTGGCGCTGTCCCAGGTCGTCCTGGCTCCCGACGCCTATGGCGTGAACCTCAACCCGATCGCCAACGAACCGTACTTCCAGGTTGTCGAGATCAACCAGCGCATGGA
This genomic interval carries:
- a CDS encoding transglycosylase SLT domain-containing protein — translated: MSSSIRRSVQSDTLTRLAQAIAVAVSATLAGCQSTGQVPQNDAAHKPNVAARAKQKPVWLTEKPAPQVPQDVWERMRQGFQLQETAGVNPRIEQQRLWFASNPSFLENAGERGSLYIHYIVERLEERNMPLELALLPVIESAYNPMAYSRANAVGLWQFIPSTGRYFNLRQTRFYDGRRDITASTTAAMDYLTRLHDMFNGDWLLALAAYNAGEGTVSRAIERNEKLGLPTDYWNLPLPSETQAYVPKLLALSQVVLAPDAYGVNLNPIANEPYFQVVEINQRMDLSKVAAVANIDEDELFQLNPAFKQRTTIDGPQHLLVPTSKAQLLTASLSTMRPEELISPRSLKPVFETADDSEVEGARRTYRVKRGDNLARIAKANNVQTKDLQRWNKLSGNKLKVGQTLVMQDAKASKASGKRINTVVAAKGKEQKKQTQYKVKQGDSLYVVAKRFNVEMQHLKRWNPRMGKALKPGQMLTVYSPH